A stretch of Amycolatopsis balhimycina FH 1894 DNA encodes these proteins:
- a CDS encoding HNH endonuclease family protein, with the protein MAARSFRLSVTHRILLVVAVLAVALFGYWATSRGAGATPPTSGAPVPVGAADAQKQLDELTIAARTSMDGYSREKFPHWDSQGSGCDTREVVLKRDGKDVKTDKDCKPTSGTWTSVYDEETWTKATDVDIDHMVPLGQAWASGAKSWTTEKREQFANDLTRPQLFAVTDNVNQQKSDKAPDQWKPPLVAFWCTYATDWIVVKHYYGLTITQAEKTALTDMLRRC; encoded by the coding sequence GTGGCGGCCCGAAGCTTTCGGCTGAGCGTGACGCACCGGATCCTGCTGGTAGTCGCCGTCCTGGCGGTGGCCCTCTTCGGCTACTGGGCGACGAGCAGGGGCGCGGGCGCGACGCCGCCGACGTCCGGGGCGCCGGTTCCGGTCGGCGCGGCCGACGCGCAGAAGCAGCTCGACGAGCTGACCATCGCCGCGCGGACGTCGATGGACGGCTACTCGCGCGAGAAGTTCCCGCACTGGGACAGCCAGGGCTCCGGCTGCGACACCCGCGAAGTCGTGCTCAAGCGCGACGGCAAGGACGTCAAGACCGACAAGGACTGCAAGCCGACGTCCGGGACCTGGACCAGCGTCTACGACGAGGAGACCTGGACGAAGGCCACCGACGTCGACATCGACCACATGGTCCCGCTCGGGCAGGCATGGGCCAGCGGCGCGAAGTCGTGGACGACCGAGAAACGCGAGCAGTTCGCCAACGACCTGACCCGGCCGCAGCTGTTCGCCGTGACCGACAACGTCAACCAGCAGAAGAGCGACAAGGCGCCCGACCAGTGGAAGCCGCCGCTCGTGGCGTTCTGGTGCACCTACGCGACCGACTGGATCGTCGTGAAGCACTACTACGGGCTCACCATCACGCAGGCCGAGAAAACCGCCTTGACCGACATGCTCCGCCGCTGCTGA
- a CDS encoding nickel-dependent hydrogenase large subunit: protein MTQTETGKGISTKGKTELVEMAWDPITRIVGSLGIYTKIDWAQKKVVECHSTSSVFRGYSIFMKGKDPRDAHFITSRICGICGDNHATCSVYNQNMAYGVRPPHLGEWIINLGEAAEYMFDHNIFQENLVGVDYCERMVAETNPGVLELANRTEAPHARDHGYKTIGDIMRSLNPLEGEFYREALQVSRSTREMFCLMEGRHVHPSTLYPGGVGTVATVQLFTDYLTRLMRYVEFMKRCLPMHDDLFDFFYEALPGYEEVGRRRILLGCWGSLNNPEYCDFTYRNMESWGRKMYVTPGVVVDGKLVTTSLLDINLGIRILLGSSFYEDWADQPMFVTQDPLGNPVDQRHPWNQHTIPRPAKRDFDGKYSWTMSPRWFDGKDHLALDTGGGPIARLWVTALAGLVDTPYLKSTGHSVVINLPRTATKPEVTFEWKIPKWSNALERNRARTYFQAYAAALALHFADQALGEVRKGNTKTWEPFKVPDEGVSCGFTEAVRGVLSHHMVIKGGKIANYHPYPPTPWNGSVRDSFGTPGPYEDAVQNTPIFEENTQENFKGIDIMRAVRSFDPCLPCGVHMYTGSGKVIERLHTPHAFGGELG from the coding sequence ATGACGCAGACGGAAACCGGCAAGGGCATCAGCACCAAGGGCAAGACCGAACTCGTCGAAATGGCGTGGGACCCGATCACCCGGATCGTCGGCAGCCTCGGGATCTACACGAAGATCGACTGGGCGCAGAAGAAGGTCGTCGAGTGCCACAGCACGTCCTCGGTCTTCCGCGGCTACAGCATCTTCATGAAGGGCAAGGACCCGCGCGACGCGCACTTCATCACCAGCCGGATCTGCGGGATCTGCGGCGACAACCACGCGACGTGCTCGGTCTACAACCAGAACATGGCCTACGGCGTCCGCCCGCCGCACCTCGGCGAGTGGATCATCAACCTCGGCGAGGCCGCCGAGTACATGTTCGACCACAACATCTTCCAGGAGAACCTGGTCGGGGTCGACTACTGCGAACGGATGGTCGCCGAGACCAACCCCGGCGTCCTGGAGCTGGCCAACCGCACCGAGGCACCGCACGCACGTGACCACGGGTACAAGACCATCGGCGACATCATGCGCTCGCTCAACCCGCTGGAAGGCGAGTTCTACCGGGAGGCCCTGCAGGTTTCCCGGAGCACGCGCGAGATGTTCTGCCTGATGGAGGGCAGGCACGTCCATCCGTCCACTTTGTACCCGGGCGGCGTCGGCACGGTCGCGACCGTGCAGTTGTTCACCGACTACCTGACCCGGCTGATGCGCTACGTCGAGTTCATGAAGCGCTGCCTGCCGATGCACGACGACCTCTTCGACTTCTTCTACGAAGCCCTGCCCGGCTACGAAGAAGTCGGGCGGCGGCGGATCCTGCTCGGCTGCTGGGGCAGCCTGAACAACCCGGAGTACTGCGACTTCACCTACCGGAACATGGAGTCCTGGGGCCGGAAGATGTACGTGACGCCGGGCGTGGTCGTCGACGGCAAGCTCGTCACGACCAGCCTGCTCGACATCAACCTCGGCATCCGGATCCTGCTCGGCAGCTCGTTCTACGAGGACTGGGCCGACCAGCCGATGTTCGTCACGCAGGACCCGCTCGGCAACCCCGTCGACCAGCGCCACCCGTGGAACCAGCACACCATCCCGCGGCCGGCGAAGCGCGACTTCGACGGCAAGTACTCGTGGACGATGTCGCCGCGCTGGTTCGACGGCAAGGACCACCTGGCCCTCGACACCGGCGGCGGCCCGATCGCCCGGCTGTGGGTGACCGCGCTGGCCGGGCTCGTCGACACGCCGTACCTGAAGTCGACGGGCCACAGCGTCGTGATCAACCTGCCGCGCACGGCGACCAAACCCGAGGTCACCTTCGAGTGGAAGATCCCGAAGTGGAGCAACGCGCTGGAGCGCAACCGCGCCCGGACGTACTTCCAGGCGTACGCGGCCGCGCTTGCGCTGCACTTCGCCGACCAGGCCCTCGGTGAGGTCCGCAAGGGCAACACCAAGACATGGGAGCCGTTCAAGGTCCCCGACGAAGGCGTGAGCTGCGGCTTCACCGAAGCGGTCCGTGGCGTGCTCTCGCACCACATGGTGATCAAGGGCGGCAAGATCGCGAACTACCACCCGTACCCGCCGACGCCGTGGAACGGCAGCGTCCGCGACAGCTTCGGCACGCCGGGGCCGTACGAGGACGCCGTGCAGAACACGCCGATCTTCGAGGAGAACACGCAGGAGAACTTCAAGGGCATCGACATCATGCGCGCGGTCCGCAGCTTCGACCCGTGCCTGCCCTGCGGCGTCCACATGTACACCGGGTCCGGCAAGGTGATCGAACGCCTGCACACCCCGCACGCGTTCGGTGGGGAGCTCGGCTGA
- a CDS encoding D-sedoheptulose-7-phosphate isomerase, with amino-acid sequence MSWSPNHPDSVDALFERRRAPVLALADDARTVAEACHGMARRFHRGGKLVVFGNGGPSTDAQHVAVEFVHPVIVGKRALPALSLTADVATVTGVANRVGLEDVFAHQLRIIGEPADIALGISADGGCANVRRGLETARDAGMLTIALTGGDGGAIAATPGLDHVLVARSADPRVVKEVHVTTYHVLWELVHVFFEQPGVLTPEVAS; translated from the coding sequence ATGTCGTGGTCACCGAATCACCCGGACTCCGTCGACGCTCTTTTCGAGCGCCGCAGGGCACCCGTGCTCGCCCTGGCCGACGACGCCAGGACGGTGGCCGAGGCGTGCCACGGCATGGCGCGGCGCTTCCACCGCGGCGGCAAGCTCGTGGTGTTCGGCAACGGCGGCCCCAGCACCGACGCCCAGCACGTCGCGGTCGAGTTCGTCCACCCGGTGATCGTCGGCAAGCGCGCGCTGCCGGCGCTGTCGCTGACCGCCGACGTCGCGACGGTCACCGGCGTCGCCAACCGCGTCGGCCTCGAAGACGTCTTCGCCCACCAGCTGCGGATCATCGGCGAGCCGGCCGACATCGCGCTGGGCATCTCGGCCGACGGCGGCTGCGCCAACGTCCGCCGCGGCCTCGAAACGGCCCGGGACGCCGGCATGCTCACCATCGCGCTGACCGGCGGCGACGGCGGGGCGATCGCCGCGACGCCCGGGCTCGACCACGTCCTCGTCGCCCGCTCGGCCGACCCGCGCGTCGTCAAGGAGGTCCACGTGACCACCTACCACGTGCTGTGGGAGCTGGTGCACGTCTTCTTCGAGCAACCCGGTGTGCTGACTCCGGAGGTGGCGTCGTGA
- a CDS encoding MarR family winged helix-turn-helix transcriptional regulator — protein MSSGPEGLGTRMRHVLEILDGDVARFLADIGLDGYRPRYSPVVRALLARGPLAIRDLAEEMRVTHSAASQTVAQMSRAGFVHLEPGADARQRIVSLTAKTRDLLPLIEAEWTATTEATAALEAELPYSLRALLDAIMEALERKPFRRRIEETVAARELR, from the coding sequence ATGAGTTCGGGTCCGGAAGGGCTGGGGACCCGGATGCGGCACGTCCTCGAGATCCTCGACGGCGACGTCGCGAGGTTCCTCGCCGACATCGGCCTCGACGGCTACCGGCCGCGGTACTCGCCGGTGGTGCGGGCGCTGCTCGCGCGCGGCCCGCTGGCCATCCGCGACCTCGCCGAAGAGATGCGCGTGACGCACTCGGCGGCCAGCCAGACCGTCGCGCAGATGAGCCGCGCCGGTTTCGTGCACCTCGAGCCGGGTGCCGACGCCCGGCAGCGGATCGTCTCGCTCACCGCGAAGACGCGCGACCTGCTGCCGCTGATCGAGGCGGAGTGGACGGCGACGACCGAGGCGACGGCGGCATTGGAAGCGGAGCTGCCGTACTCGCTGCGCGCCCTGCTGGACGCGATCATGGAAGCCTTGGAGCGCAAGCCGTTCCGCCGGCGGATCGAGGAGACCGTGGCCGCCCGGGAACTGCGCTGA
- a CDS encoding D-sedoheptulose-7-phosphate isomerase, whose translation MTRERPVDGLEELYPFLYSGTSDLDAVLRQVEQSTVDKVHEIVALRGDVLAADRDRLFACAQDLARAFRGGGRLLAFGNGGSSTDAQDLASLFLSPAGDAKPLPAFGLTNDIAVVTALSNDIGFDVVFARQIGAFGRPGDIAVGLSTSGNSANLVRAFDEAARRGLVTVGIAGYDGGKMAELDSIDHLFVVPSPSVHRIQEAQTTLYHALWELTLGALDDLAKGDQP comes from the coding sequence ATGACCCGGGAACGCCCGGTCGACGGTCTCGAAGAGCTGTACCCGTTCCTCTACTCGGGCACCAGTGACCTCGACGCCGTCCTCCGCCAGGTGGAACAGTCCACTGTGGACAAGGTGCACGAGATCGTCGCCCTGCGCGGCGACGTCCTCGCGGCCGACCGCGACCGCCTGTTCGCGTGCGCGCAGGACCTCGCGCGCGCGTTCCGCGGCGGCGGCCGGCTGCTCGCCTTCGGCAACGGCGGAAGCTCGACCGACGCGCAGGACCTCGCCAGCCTGTTCCTCAGCCCGGCGGGCGACGCGAAACCGTTGCCCGCCTTCGGGCTGACGAACGACATCGCGGTGGTGACCGCACTCTCCAACGACATCGGGTTCGACGTCGTGTTCGCCCGGCAGATCGGTGCGTTCGGGCGCCCCGGCGACATCGCGGTGGGCCTGTCCACCAGCGGGAACTCCGCGAACCTGGTGCGCGCTTTCGACGAAGCCGCCCGGCGCGGCCTGGTGACCGTCGGCATCGCCGGCTACGACGGGGGAAAGATGGCCGAGCTCGACAGCATCGACCACCTCTTCGTCGTCCCGTCACCGTCCGTGCACCGCATCCAGGAAGCCCAGACGACCCTTTACCACGCGCTGTGGGAGCTGACCCTCGGCGCGCTCGACGACCTCGCCAAGGGTGATCAGCCGTGA
- a CDS encoding DUF5947 family protein, with product MTGGLRRFRTLAPRAAPGERCEMCAEPVGAEHGHVIDLESRTILCTCRGCYLLFTHRGAGGKRHRAVPDRFRHAPRFGPGTALWESAGIPVKTAFLFRNSVQERPVAFYPSPAGATESLLPLGTWDELLADTPAFADIADDVEALLLNRLDLGFECFLVPIDVCYELVGLVRSTWRGFDGGTEAHEAIDGFFARLRERSEVVADG from the coding sequence GTGACGGGCGGCCTGCGCAGGTTCCGCACCCTCGCCCCGCGCGCCGCGCCGGGCGAGCGGTGCGAGATGTGCGCGGAACCGGTCGGCGCGGAGCACGGGCACGTCATCGACCTCGAGTCCCGGACGATCCTGTGCACCTGCCGGGGCTGCTACCTGCTCTTCACCCACCGCGGGGCGGGCGGGAAGCGGCACCGGGCGGTGCCGGACCGGTTCCGGCACGCGCCGCGGTTCGGGCCGGGCACGGCGTTGTGGGAGTCGGCCGGGATCCCGGTGAAGACAGCGTTCCTGTTCCGCAACTCGGTGCAGGAGCGCCCGGTCGCGTTCTACCCGAGCCCGGCGGGCGCGACCGAGTCGCTGCTGCCGCTGGGCACGTGGGACGAGCTGCTGGCGGACACGCCCGCGTTCGCCGACATCGCCGACGACGTCGAAGCCCTGCTGCTGAACCGGCTCGACCTCGGCTTCGAGTGCTTCCTGGTGCCGATCGACGTCTGCTACGAGCTCGTCGGGCTGGTCCGGTCGACCTGGCGGGGCTTCGACGGCGGCACCGAGGCGCACGAGGCCATCGACGGGTTCTTCGCGCGCCTGCGGGAGCGCAGCGAGGTCGTGGCCGATGGCTGA
- a CDS encoding nitroreductase family protein yields MMTPEELLTTTRTVRKRLDLDRHVPLELVKHCVHVALQAPSGSNTQRWQWLVVTDADQRAALGRIYRKACQEYLSSDRAAGKLFADDPARAPVQQRVGDSVAYLADRMGDVPVLVVPCLETESAELPAGNQAGLWASLLPAVWSYMLAARSVTLGTAWTTLHLKYEQEAAEVLELPKNVHQAALIPTAFYTGETFKPAARQPLDEVLHLDRW; encoded by the coding sequence ATGATGACGCCCGAAGAGCTCCTGACCACCACGAGGACCGTGCGGAAGCGGCTCGACCTGGACCGGCACGTGCCACTCGAACTGGTGAAACACTGCGTGCACGTGGCACTGCAGGCGCCGAGCGGCTCGAACACGCAGCGGTGGCAGTGGCTGGTGGTCACGGACGCGGACCAGCGCGCCGCGCTCGGGCGCATCTACCGCAAGGCGTGCCAGGAGTACCTCTCGTCCGACCGGGCGGCGGGCAAGCTCTTCGCCGACGACCCGGCGCGGGCCCCGGTGCAGCAGCGGGTCGGCGACAGCGTGGCGTACCTGGCGGACCGCATGGGTGACGTGCCGGTGCTGGTCGTCCCCTGCCTGGAGACGGAGTCGGCGGAACTGCCGGCGGGCAACCAGGCGGGGCTGTGGGCGTCGCTGCTGCCGGCGGTGTGGAGCTACATGCTGGCGGCGCGCTCGGTGACGCTGGGCACGGCGTGGACGACGCTGCACCTGAAGTACGAGCAGGAGGCGGCGGAGGTGCTGGAGCTGCCGAAGAACGTGCACCAGGCGGCGCTGATCCCGACGGCGTTCTACACGGGCGAGACGTTCAAGCCCGCCGCCCGACAACCCCTGGACGAGGTCCTGCACCTCGACCGCTGGTGA
- a CDS encoding hydrogenase expression protein HypE: MTHAAEKSETEEQPIHILWINAGLSCDGDSVALTAATQPSIEEIVLGALPGLPKIAVHWPLIDFECGPDKGADTFIEWFYKADRGELEPFVLVVEGSIPNEAIKEEGYWCGFGNNPETGQPMTTSEWLDRLTPKALAVMAVGTCATYGGIHAMEGNPTGAMGVPDYLGWDWKSGAGIPIVCVPGCPTHPDNLSETITYLLYQAAGQAPMIPLDDHLRPQWLFGATVHEGCDRGGYYEQGQFATEYGSPKCLVKLGCWGPVVKCNVPKRGWINGVGGCPNVGGICIGCTMPGFPDKFMPFMDEPPGANVSSLASGAYGSVIRRLRKITERKADTEPKWRHKGTKLDTGYQSSQR; the protein is encoded by the coding sequence GTGACGCATGCCGCAGAGAAGTCCGAGACCGAAGAACAGCCCATCCACATCCTCTGGATCAACGCGGGCCTGTCCTGCGACGGCGACTCCGTCGCACTGACCGCAGCCACCCAGCCGAGCATCGAGGAAATCGTCCTCGGCGCTTTGCCCGGCCTGCCCAAGATCGCGGTCCACTGGCCGTTGATCGACTTCGAATGCGGCCCCGACAAGGGGGCCGACACGTTCATCGAATGGTTCTACAAGGCCGACCGCGGCGAGCTGGAGCCGTTCGTGCTGGTCGTCGAGGGTTCGATCCCGAACGAGGCGATCAAGGAGGAGGGGTACTGGTGCGGGTTCGGGAACAACCCCGAGACCGGCCAGCCGATGACGACCAGCGAGTGGCTGGACCGCCTGACACCCAAGGCGCTGGCCGTCATGGCCGTCGGCACCTGCGCCACCTACGGCGGCATCCACGCGATGGAGGGCAACCCGACCGGCGCCATGGGCGTGCCCGACTACCTGGGCTGGGACTGGAAGTCCGGCGCCGGCATCCCGATCGTCTGCGTGCCCGGCTGCCCGACCCACCCGGACAACCTGTCCGAGACCATCACCTACCTGCTCTACCAGGCCGCCGGGCAGGCGCCGATGATCCCGCTCGACGACCACCTGCGGCCGCAGTGGCTCTTCGGCGCGACCGTGCACGAGGGCTGTGACCGCGGCGGCTACTACGAGCAGGGTCAGTTCGCCACCGAGTACGGCTCCCCGAAGTGCCTGGTCAAGCTGGGCTGCTGGGGCCCGGTCGTGAAGTGCAACGTGCCGAAGCGCGGCTGGATCAACGGCGTCGGCGGCTGCCCGAACGTCGGCGGCATCTGCATCGGCTGCACCATGCCGGGCTTCCCGGACAAGTTCATGCCGTTCATGGACGAGCCGCCGGGGGCGAACGTGTCGTCGCTGGCCAGCGGCGCGTACGGGTCGGTGATCCGCCGGCTGCGGAAGATCACCGAGCGCAAGGCCGACACCGAGCCGAAGTGGCGGCACAAGGGCACCAAGCTCGACACCGGCTACCAGTCTTCCCAGCGCTGA
- a CDS encoding DUF6084 family protein, with protein sequence MAELTFDCIDVRPLKYAASPTLAFKLRISELTGQPVHAMVLRVQIRIEPQRRRYADDESELLTHLFGERSRWGETLKPFQFTSVSVTVPGFAGATEVDVEVPCTYDLEVAAGKYFHALTEGVVPMVLLFSGTVFGKGGPGFWVEQVPWHTQAECRMPVAVWDELMSRYFPNVAWIKLPRETVDALLKYKARHAIPTWEAAVEQLLAGGP encoded by the coding sequence ATGGCTGAGCTGACCTTCGACTGCATCGACGTCCGGCCGCTGAAGTACGCGGCCTCCCCGACGCTGGCGTTCAAGCTGCGGATCTCCGAGCTGACCGGGCAGCCCGTGCACGCGATGGTGCTGCGCGTCCAGATCCGCATCGAGCCGCAGCGCCGCCGGTACGCCGACGACGAGTCGGAGCTGCTCACCCACCTCTTCGGCGAGCGGTCCCGGTGGGGCGAGACGCTGAAGCCGTTCCAGTTCACTTCCGTGTCGGTGACCGTGCCCGGGTTCGCCGGTGCCACCGAGGTCGACGTCGAGGTGCCGTGCACCTACGACCTCGAAGTCGCGGCCGGCAAGTACTTCCACGCGCTGACCGAGGGCGTCGTGCCGATGGTGCTGCTGTTCAGTGGCACCGTGTTCGGCAAGGGCGGCCCGGGGTTCTGGGTCGAGCAGGTGCCGTGGCACACCCAAGCCGAGTGCCGGATGCCGGTGGCCGTCTGGGACGAGCTGATGTCCCGCTACTTCCCGAACGTCGCGTGGATCAAGCTGCCGCGGGAGACGGTGGACGCGCTGCTCAAGTACAAGGCCCGGCACGCGATCCCGACCTGGGAAGCCGCGGTCGAGCAGCTGCTGGCCGGTGGGCCGTGA
- a CDS encoding tetratricopeptide repeat protein, protein MPGRLKKFDEFFQRKAAEGGNVVAMARMGAAMRERGELAEAEAWYRKAAMGGDRVSMTALAHLLADRGVRDEAERWYHEAALAGEPHGMLNLARAYERRGKREEAQHWYGEAADAGDLPSMAALGHLLREQGQPEEAEPWLRQAADAGLTGAMIDLGLMLRDRGQAAEAARWWRSAVLAGDYAATCPLGRQAERNGRPGDAESWYRQGASGGHLEAIVRLGLLLHRRGDLEEAERCYLDAAERGDPAAMTNLGVLARNRGDEGEAAAWYRKAAEHGSVPALTNLGHLAEHREDLAQAEQWFRRAAETGDVQGMLSLARMLRARGSAHEAEHWLARAEHVQDDREHQF, encoded by the coding sequence ATGCCCGGTCGGCTCAAGAAGTTCGACGAGTTCTTCCAGCGCAAGGCCGCCGAGGGCGGCAACGTCGTCGCCATGGCCCGGATGGGCGCGGCGATGCGCGAGCGCGGAGAACTCGCCGAAGCCGAAGCCTGGTACCGGAAGGCCGCCATGGGCGGCGACCGCGTCTCGATGACGGCGCTGGCCCACCTCCTGGCCGACCGCGGCGTCCGGGACGAGGCCGAGCGCTGGTACCACGAAGCGGCGCTGGCCGGCGAGCCCCACGGGATGCTGAACCTGGCCCGGGCGTACGAGCGGCGGGGGAAGCGCGAAGAGGCCCAGCACTGGTACGGCGAGGCGGCCGACGCCGGCGACCTGCCCTCGATGGCCGCGCTGGGGCACCTGCTGCGGGAACAGGGTCAACCCGAAGAGGCCGAGCCGTGGCTGCGCCAGGCCGCCGACGCCGGCCTCACCGGCGCGATGATCGACCTGGGGCTGATGCTGCGCGACCGCGGCCAGGCCGCGGAGGCGGCCCGCTGGTGGCGGTCGGCGGTCCTGGCCGGCGACTACGCGGCGACCTGCCCGCTCGGCAGGCAGGCCGAGCGCAACGGCAGGCCGGGCGACGCGGAGTCGTGGTACCGCCAGGGCGCGAGCGGCGGCCACTTGGAGGCGATCGTCCGGCTGGGGCTCCTCCTGCACCGCCGCGGCGACCTGGAAGAGGCCGAGCGCTGCTACCTCGACGCGGCCGAGCGCGGCGACCCGGCGGCGATGACCAACCTGGGTGTGCTGGCCCGCAACCGCGGCGACGAGGGCGAAGCGGCGGCCTGGTACCGCAAGGCCGCCGAGCACGGCAGCGTCCCGGCGCTCACCAACCTGGGCCACCTCGCCGAGCACCGCGAGGACCTGGCCCAGGCCGAGCAGTGGTTCCGCCGGGCGGCCGAGACGGGCGACGTCCAGGGGATGCTCAGCCTGGCGCGCATGCTGCGGGCCCGGGGGTCGGCGCATGAGGCCGAACACTGGCTCGCCCGCGCGGAGCACGTCCAGGACGACCGCGAGCACCAATTCTGA
- a CDS encoding aldo/keto reductase, producing the protein MENRKIARLGREVSVVGLGCWQLGADWGEVDEHDALAVLHAAADAGVTFFDTADVYGDGRSERLVGRFLAERGDVFVATKMGRRAEQVPENYVAANFREWNDRSRRNLGVDTLDLVQLHCPPTPVYSSDAVYDALDAMVDEGRIKAYGVSVETCEEALTALARPNVASVQIILNCLRLKPLERVLPAAAEAGAGIIARVPLASGLLSGRYTAETTFAENDHRNYNRHGEAFDVGETFSGVPYEAGLEAVERLRGLVPAEQTLAQFALRWIIDQPGVSTVIPGARNASQASANTAAALLPPLSVSSSEALAGVRETYDELIRPLVHDRW; encoded by the coding sequence ATGGAGAACCGGAAGATCGCCCGCCTGGGCCGCGAGGTGTCCGTCGTCGGGCTCGGCTGCTGGCAGCTCGGGGCGGACTGGGGCGAGGTCGACGAGCACGACGCCCTGGCCGTGCTGCACGCCGCGGCGGACGCCGGCGTCACCTTCTTCGACACCGCGGACGTCTACGGCGACGGCCGCAGCGAGCGGCTGGTCGGCCGGTTCCTCGCCGAGCGCGGGGACGTCTTCGTGGCGACCAAGATGGGCCGCCGGGCCGAGCAGGTGCCGGAGAACTACGTCGCCGCGAACTTCCGCGAGTGGAACGACCGGTCGCGCCGCAACCTCGGCGTGGACACCCTCGACCTGGTCCAGCTGCACTGCCCGCCCACGCCGGTGTACTCCTCCGACGCGGTGTACGACGCGCTCGACGCGATGGTCGACGAAGGCCGGATCAAGGCGTACGGCGTGAGCGTCGAGACGTGCGAGGAAGCGCTGACCGCGCTGGCGCGGCCGAACGTCGCCTCGGTGCAGATCATCCTGAACTGCCTCCGGCTCAAGCCGCTGGAGCGCGTGCTGCCCGCGGCGGCGGAGGCGGGCGCCGGGATCATCGCGCGGGTGCCGCTGGCGTCGGGCCTGCTGTCCGGCCGCTACACGGCGGAGACGACGTTCGCCGAGAACGACCACCGCAACTACAACCGCCACGGCGAGGCGTTCGACGTCGGCGAGACGTTCTCCGGCGTGCCGTACGAGGCCGGGCTCGAGGCCGTCGAGCGGCTGCGCGGGCTCGTGCCCGCCGAGCAGACGCTCGCGCAGTTCGCGTTGCGGTGGATCATCGACCAGCCGGGCGTGAGCACGGTCATCCCGGGCGCGCGGAACGCTTCGCAGGCTTCGGCGAACACGGCGGCGGCTTTGCTTCCGCCGTTGTCTGTGTCGTCTTCGGAGGCGCTGGCGGGCGTTCGCGAGACGTACGACGAGCTGATCCGGCCGCTGGTGCACGACCGCTGGTAG
- a CDS encoding HypC/HybG/HupF family hydrogenase formation chaperone gives MSARDADREAGPVCHDGVCITCSDTAVEVTVVELLEHELAVVDTGSTREEVSVALVEAGVGDRVLVHAGEAIARLEKS, from the coding sequence GTGAGCGCCCGTGACGCCGACAGAGAAGCCGGCCCCGTCTGCCACGACGGGGTTTGCATCACCTGCTCCGACACCGCGGTCGAGGTGACCGTGGTCGAGCTCCTCGAACACGAGCTCGCTGTCGTCGACACCGGAAGCACCCGGGAAGAGGTCAGTGTCGCGCTGGTCGAGGCCGGCGTCGGCGACCGCGTCCTCGTGCACGCCGGAGAAGCCATCGCACGCCTGGAGAAGTCCTAG
- a CDS encoding NifU family protein: MTDVDRVGERIERLLGRFSGEDAELAEELVHTLLEFYGAGLARIVEVVGSDRALLDRLAEDDHVRGLLVLHDLHPRSTHERVAEALDKVRPYLGSHAGDVEFVGIDDGVLRLRLRGTCDGCPSSTVTAKYAIERMVREVAPEISDVVVDGVVPEETGPGGRPLLPLVPCPVEVP, from the coding sequence ATGACCGACGTCGACCGGGTCGGCGAGCGCATCGAGCGGCTGCTGGGCAGGTTCTCCGGCGAAGACGCCGAACTCGCCGAGGAGCTCGTCCACACGCTGCTCGAGTTCTACGGCGCCGGCCTGGCCCGGATCGTCGAGGTCGTCGGCTCGGATCGTGCGCTGCTGGACCGCCTCGCCGAGGACGACCACGTCCGCGGCCTGCTCGTGCTGCACGACCTGCATCCCCGGTCGACGCACGAGCGGGTCGCCGAGGCGCTCGACAAGGTCCGGCCGTACCTGGGTTCGCACGCCGGCGACGTCGAGTTCGTCGGGATCGACGACGGTGTCCTGCGGCTGCGGCTGCGGGGCACCTGCGACGGCTGCCCGTCGTCGACGGTCACCGCGAAGTACGCCATCGAACGCATGGTCCGGGAGGTGGCGCCGGAGATCTCCGACGTCGTCGTCGACGGGGTCGTGCCGGAAGAGACCGGTCCGGGCGGGCGGCCGCTGCTGCCGCTGGTCCCGTGTCCCGTGGAGGTTCCGTGA
- a CDS encoding ATP-binding protein has product MTTSRLPQRTAPAAARVRVLLPADVTAPALARHEVRMAMLRFGVREDRLDDVLLATSELVTNAFEHGERPQRLELEYRDGRLTLRVHDTGRMLPELRAPSPAEARSRGLVLVQALSLAWGFERCPGGKYVWAVFPL; this is encoded by the coding sequence ATGACGACGTCGAGACTGCCGCAGCGCACGGCTCCGGCAGCCGCCCGGGTGAGGGTGCTCCTCCCGGCCGACGTCACGGCCCCGGCGCTGGCCCGGCACGAGGTCCGGATGGCGATGCTGCGCTTCGGCGTGCGCGAGGACCGGCTGGACGACGTCCTGCTGGCGACGTCTGAGCTGGTCACGAACGCCTTCGAGCACGGCGAACGGCCCCAGCGGCTGGAGCTGGAGTACCGCGACGGGCGGCTGACGTTGCGGGTGCACGACACCGGCCGGATGCTGCCCGAGCTGCGGGCGCCGTCCCCGGCCGAGGCCCGCAGCCGCGGGCTCGTCCTGGTCCAGGCGCTGTCCCTGGCCTGGGGCTTCGAACGCTGCCCCGGCGGCAAGTACGTCTGGGCGGTCTTCCCGCTTTGA